A region from the Sphingomonas flavescens genome encodes:
- the glf gene encoding UDP-galactopyranose mutase, with product MSADQSGEGRYDYLVVGAGFAGSVIAERLASQHGARVLVIDKRPHIAGNAYDEPNEAGILYHKYGPHIFHTNSDQVVDYLSQFTEWRPYEHRVLARVRDRLVPIPINRKTLNELFDLDLKTDEEAADYLASRAEPVENIRTSEDVVINAVGRELYELFFQGYTRKQWGLDPSELDKSVTARIPTRTNTDDRYFTDTFQAMPRDGYTAMFARILDNPLIEVRTGVDFRDLKDRVDEIADHVVYTGPIDEYFDHRFGKLPYRSLKFDHQTLEQDRFQETGTVNYPAPDVPYTRISEYKYLTGQESPVTTVTYEYPSAEGDPYYPIPRPENQELFKRYEALADATEGVTFVGRLATYRYYNMDQIVGQALATFRRMDEKRRASAPEAIAAE from the coding sequence ATGAGCGCGGATCAGAGCGGCGAAGGCCGCTACGACTATCTCGTCGTCGGGGCCGGCTTTGCCGGCTCCGTCATAGCCGAACGTCTGGCGAGCCAGCACGGCGCGCGCGTACTGGTGATCGACAAGCGCCCGCACATTGCGGGCAATGCCTACGACGAGCCGAACGAAGCCGGGATCCTCTATCACAAGTACGGCCCGCACATCTTCCACACCAACAGCGACCAGGTTGTCGACTACCTGTCGCAGTTCACGGAGTGGCGGCCGTACGAGCATCGCGTTCTTGCGCGCGTCCGGGACAGGCTGGTGCCAATCCCGATCAACCGGAAGACCCTGAACGAGTTGTTCGACCTCGACCTGAAGACGGACGAAGAAGCTGCCGACTATCTCGCCTCGCGCGCCGAGCCGGTTGAGAACATTCGCACGTCCGAGGACGTCGTGATCAACGCCGTCGGCCGCGAGCTCTACGAGTTGTTCTTCCAGGGCTACACGCGCAAGCAATGGGGGCTAGACCCGAGCGAGCTCGACAAGTCGGTGACCGCCAGGATTCCGACGCGGACGAACACGGACGACCGCTATTTCACCGACACGTTTCAGGCGATGCCGCGCGACGGCTACACCGCCATGTTCGCGCGCATCCTCGACAACCCCTTGATTGAAGTGCGTACCGGCGTCGACTTCCGCGATCTCAAGGATCGCGTCGACGAAATCGCCGACCACGTCGTTTATACCGGTCCGATCGACGAATATTTCGATCACCGCTTCGGGAAGCTGCCCTATCGCAGCCTGAAGTTCGACCATCAGACGCTGGAGCAGGATCGCTTCCAGGAAACCGGGACGGTCAACTACCCGGCGCCCGACGTTCCCTACACGCGGATTAGCGAATACAAATATCTGACCGGACAAGAGTCGCCGGTGACGACCGTCACCTACGAATATCCTTCTGCCGAGGGCGATCCTTATTACCCAATCCCGCGCCCGGAGAATCAGGAGCTGTTCAAGCGCTACGAAGCGCTGGCTGACGCAACCGAAGGCGTGACTTTCGTCGGCCGACTGGCCACCTATCGCTATTACAACATGGACCAGATCGTCGGTCAGGCGCTCGCGACGTTCCGGCGCATGGATGAAAAGCGGCGGGCGAGTGCGCCGGAGGCAATTGCCGCGGAATGA
- a CDS encoding glycosyltransferase, with amino-acid sequence MTRFAREMQVIYWEEPVDIGPKETAFLQVREAEDAANVRVIVPHLPQGMPEDAREAALKRLLDAHVASIRGPLIAWYYTPMMLPFSRHLDADVVVFDAMDELSKFKFAPAKLLELEQEVIDRADVVFTGGASLFEAKKDRHANVHCFPSSVDRAHFCKARAHLFDPADQEDLPRPRLGFYGVLDERFDIDLLDAVAKMRPDWSFVMVGPVVKIAPEDLPKRSNIHYLGGKTYEQLPAYLSGWDVALMPFAMNESTQFISPTKTPEYLAGGKPVVSTPIRDVVRTYGHLEGVKIASTPNEFVAACEEALKLSHDPESGWLAEADLMLSAASWDTTQARMMGLISDVLGVRQGADPALLVAAE; translated from the coding sequence ATGACCCGCTTCGCGCGGGAAATGCAGGTCATCTATTGGGAAGAACCGGTCGATATCGGTCCCAAGGAGACCGCATTCCTGCAGGTTCGTGAGGCAGAAGATGCGGCGAACGTCCGCGTGATCGTCCCGCACTTGCCGCAAGGCATGCCGGAGGATGCGCGGGAGGCCGCGCTGAAGCGTCTGCTGGACGCGCATGTTGCCTCGATCCGCGGACCGCTGATTGCCTGGTATTACACGCCGATGATGCTGCCTTTCTCGCGGCACCTGGATGCTGACGTCGTCGTGTTCGACGCGATGGATGAGCTCAGCAAGTTCAAGTTCGCTCCGGCAAAGCTGCTGGAGCTCGAGCAGGAAGTGATCGACCGCGCGGACGTCGTCTTCACCGGCGGCGCAAGCCTGTTCGAGGCCAAGAAGGACCGTCACGCCAACGTGCATTGCTTCCCTTCGTCGGTCGACCGCGCGCACTTCTGCAAGGCTCGGGCCCATTTGTTCGATCCGGCCGACCAGGAAGATTTGCCGCGTCCGCGCCTTGGCTTCTACGGCGTGCTCGACGAGCGGTTCGACATCGACCTGCTCGATGCGGTTGCGAAGATGCGGCCGGACTGGTCGTTTGTCATGGTCGGCCCTGTCGTTAAGATCGCGCCGGAAGACCTCCCGAAGCGCAGCAACATCCACTACCTCGGCGGCAAGACCTATGAGCAGCTCCCGGCCTATCTATCGGGTTGGGACGTAGCGTTGATGCCGTTTGCGATGAACGAATCGACGCAGTTCATTTCGCCGACGAAGACGCCGGAATATCTGGCGGGCGGCAAGCCGGTAGTCTCGACGCCGATCCGCGACGTTGTCCGCACGTACGGTCATCTTGAAGGCGTCAAGATCGCGTCGACGCCGAACGAGTTCGTCGCGGCTTGCGAGGAAGCGCTAAAGCTTTCGCACGATCCGGAAAGCGGATGGCTCGCGGAAGCCGACCTGATGCTCTCGGCGGCCAGTTGGGACACGACCCAGGCGCGGATGATGGGTCTCATCAGCGACGTTCTGGGCGTTCGCCAAGGCGCTGATCCGGCGCTGCTCGTAGCAGCGGAATGA
- a CDS encoding acyl-CoA carboxylase subunit beta, producing MATTIEELEHRRELARLGGGEKRIAAQHAKGRLTARERLSVLLDQGSFEEYDMFVEHNCADFGMESQKFPGDGVVTGSGTINGRLVYVFAQDFTVFGGSLSERHAQKICKVMDMAMKVGAPVIGLNDSGGARIQEGVASLGGYAEVFQRNVLASGVIPQISLIMGPCAGGAVYSPAMTDFIFMVKDSSYMFVTGPDVVKTVTNEVVTQEELGGAVTHTTKSGVADVAFENDIDALLATRDFFDFLPLSNRHDDPSRPCADPIDRLEDSLDTLIPPSATTPYDMHELIRKVADEGDFFELQPAHAGNIIIGFIRIEGRTVGVVANQPMVLAGVLDINSAKKGARFVRFCDAFDIPILTFVDVPGFLPGTAQEHNGIIKHGAKLLFAYAEATVPKITVITRKAYGGAYDVMASKHLRGDLNYAWPTAEIAVMGAKGAVEIIFRKDIGDPEKIAERTREYEERFANPFVAASKGFIDEVIMPHSTRRRVAMGLRKLRNKQLENPWKKHDNIPL from the coding sequence TTGGCCACCACCATCGAAGAACTCGAGCATCGGCGTGAACTGGCGCGGCTTGGCGGCGGCGAAAAGCGCATTGCGGCGCAGCATGCAAAGGGCCGGCTGACCGCCCGCGAGCGGCTGTCGGTGCTGCTCGATCAGGGCAGCTTCGAAGAATATGACATGTTCGTCGAGCACAATTGCGCCGACTTCGGCATGGAGAGCCAGAAGTTCCCGGGCGACGGCGTCGTGACGGGGTCGGGCACGATCAACGGGCGACTGGTGTACGTGTTCGCGCAGGACTTCACGGTGTTCGGCGGCTCGCTCAGCGAGCGCCACGCGCAGAAGATCTGCAAGGTCATGGACATGGCGATGAAGGTCGGGGCGCCGGTCATCGGTCTCAACGACAGCGGCGGCGCGCGCATTCAGGAAGGCGTCGCGTCGCTCGGCGGCTACGCCGAGGTGTTCCAGCGCAACGTGCTCGCCAGCGGCGTCATCCCGCAGATCAGCCTGATCATGGGCCCGTGCGCGGGCGGCGCTGTCTATTCGCCGGCGATGACGGACTTCATCTTCATGGTGAAGGACAGCTCGTACATGTTCGTCACCGGCCCCGACGTGGTGAAGACGGTCACCAATGAGGTGGTGACGCAGGAGGAACTGGGCGGCGCGGTGACCCACACAACGAAGTCCGGCGTGGCCGACGTCGCCTTCGAGAACGACATCGATGCGCTCCTTGCGACCCGCGATTTCTTTGACTTTCTGCCGCTATCCAATCGTCATGACGATCCGTCGCGGCCGTGCGCCGACCCCATCGACCGGCTCGAGGACAGCCTCGACACGCTGATCCCGCCGAGCGCGACGACGCCTTACGACATGCACGAGCTGATCCGGAAGGTCGCCGACGAGGGCGACTTCTTCGAACTCCAGCCAGCTCATGCAGGGAACATCATTATCGGCTTCATCCGCATTGAAGGGCGGACCGTCGGCGTGGTGGCCAATCAGCCGATGGTGCTGGCCGGGGTGCTTGACATCAACAGCGCCAAGAAGGGGGCGCGCTTCGTCCGCTTCTGCGACGCCTTCGACATCCCGATCCTGACCTTCGTCGACGTGCCCGGCTTCCTGCCTGGCACCGCGCAGGAGCATAACGGCATCATCAAGCATGGCGCCAAGCTGCTGTTCGCCTACGCCGAAGCGACGGTCCCGAAGATCACCGTCATCACCCGCAAGGCCTATGGCGGCGCCTATGACGTCATGGCCTCCAAGCATCTGCGCGGCGACCTCAATTACGCCTGGCCGACCGCCGAGATCGCGGTGATGGGCGCCAAGGGCGCGGTCGAGATCATCTTCCGCAAGGACATCGGCGACCCGGAAAAGATCGCCGAACGCACCCGCGAGTACGAAGAGCGCTTCGCCAATCCCTTTGTGGCGGCGAGCAAGGGCTTCATCGACGAAGTGATCATGCCGCACTCGACGCGGCGGCGGGTCGCGATGGGCTTGCGAAAGCTGCGCAACAAGCAGCTCGAAAACCCGTGGAAGAAGCACGACAACATACCGCTGTGA
- a CDS encoding OsmC family protein, whose protein sequence is MEEARQHTAVSTYVATIRWTRSGDSDFAKGQYSRAHQWSFDGGLTVPASPSPHVVPAPWNDPAGIDPEEAFVASLSSCHMLFFVDFARRAGLIPDSYVDEAEGVLDKREDGRIAMTRVTFRPQVNWSGDAPDAAVIADLHHKAHEACFIANSVTTEVTIEP, encoded by the coding sequence GTGGAAGAAGCACGACAACATACCGCTGTGAGCACCTATGTCGCCACGATACGCTGGACCCGCTCGGGCGACAGCGACTTCGCCAAGGGTCAATACAGCCGCGCGCATCAGTGGAGCTTCGACGGCGGGCTGACCGTCCCTGCCTCGCCCAGCCCGCACGTCGTGCCCGCGCCGTGGAACGACCCGGCTGGCATTGACCCGGAGGAGGCGTTCGTCGCCTCGCTCTCGTCCTGCCATATGCTGTTTTTCGTGGACTTCGCGCGGCGAGCCGGCCTGATCCCCGACAGCTATGTCGATGAGGCGGAAGGCGTGCTGGACAAGCGTGAAGACGGGCGCATCGCGATGACCCGCGTCACATTCCGCCCACAAGTCAACTGGAGCGGAGATGCGCCGGACGCCGCAGTGATCGCCGATCTGCACCACAAGGCGCACGAAGCCTGCTTCATCGCCAACAGCGTGACTACGGAAGTGACTATCGAGCCATGA
- the mce gene encoding methylmalonyl-CoA epimerase: MKLGRLNHVGIATPSIEQSLETYRNLFGAEPHGAPFDLPAQGVRVCFVDTPNSQIELIEPLGDNSPIVKFLERNPLGGQHHVCFEVPDIHAAKAEFEAKGARVLGEPRIGAHGTLVFFVHPKDMGGVLTEIMETPAAH, translated from the coding sequence ATGAAACTCGGCCGCCTGAACCATGTCGGCATTGCGACGCCGTCCATCGAGCAGAGCCTCGAAACCTACCGCAACCTGTTCGGCGCCGAGCCGCATGGCGCGCCGTTCGACCTGCCGGCGCAGGGCGTCCGTGTCTGCTTCGTCGACACGCCCAACAGCCAGATCGAGCTGATCGAGCCGTTGGGCGACAACTCGCCGATCGTGAAATTTCTCGAGCGCAATCCGCTCGGTGGCCAGCATCACGTTTGTTTCGAGGTGCCGGACATCCACGCTGCGAAAGCCGAGTTTGAGGCCAAGGGTGCCCGCGTGCTCGGCGAACCGCGCATCGGCGCGCACGGGACGCTCGTCTTCTTCGTCCATCCCAAGGACATGGGCGGCGTTCTGACCGAGATCATGGAAACGCCCGCCGCGCATTGA
- a CDS encoding N-formylglutamate amidohydrolase, translated as MIQVNQETHPWWTVQYGPGPVVATAIHDGHDLRPDIAARMALAEDDRLREEDPFTGEAVRGVAAHVIAHRSRFEFDLNRGADSAIYRTPDQSWGLDVWGSDGLDDAMAARSLELHAAYYAMLGTLLDDVARRHPKFLVLDVHSYNHRRDGADADPTPQAEAPDINIGTFSMPRDEWTWLVDPLMEEMRAFDFNGRQLDVRENVAFQGKGEQTRFIHERYPGRACAIALEFKKFYMDEWTGEPIPSEVAAMRRFIRAIAETAEGLLNR; from the coding sequence GTGATCCAGGTTAATCAGGAAACGCATCCGTGGTGGACGGTGCAATATGGCCCGGGGCCGGTGGTCGCGACGGCGATTCACGACGGTCACGACCTGCGTCCGGACATCGCGGCGCGCATGGCGCTCGCCGAAGACGACCGCCTCCGCGAGGAGGATCCATTCACGGGCGAGGCGGTGCGCGGCGTTGCGGCGCACGTCATCGCGCATCGCTCGCGCTTCGAATTCGACCTGAACCGCGGCGCAGACAGCGCGATCTACCGCACGCCGGATCAGAGCTGGGGCCTCGATGTGTGGGGCAGCGACGGTTTGGACGACGCAATGGCCGCCCGTTCGCTCGAACTGCACGCCGCCTATTATGCGATGCTCGGCACATTGCTCGACGATGTTGCCCGCCGACATCCCAAATTCCTCGTGCTCGACGTGCACAGTTACAACCACCGTCGCGACGGGGCCGACGCCGACCCGACGCCGCAAGCCGAAGCCCCCGACATCAACATCGGCACCTTCTCCATGCCGCGCGACGAGTGGACCTGGCTGGTCGATCCGCTGATGGAAGAAATGCGGGCGTTCGATTTCAACGGGCGCCAGTTGGACGTTCGTGAGAACGTCGCCTTTCAGGGCAAGGGCGAGCAGACGCGCTTCATTCACGAGCGCTATCCCGGGCGGGCCTGCGCGATCGCGCTTGAGTTCAAGAAATTCTACATGGACGAATGGACTGGCGAGCCGATCCCGTCCGAAGTTGCCGCGATGCGGCGCTTCATTCGCGCCATCGCGGAAACAGCGGAGGGACTGCTGAATCGATGA
- a CDS encoding flavohemoglobin expression-modulating QEGLA motif protein, translating into MTQPRLQVVGEGLDFGKRGDLRQNVGKTGRIHLDRWQPFLVLHRAVDPARSIARRVAVNSPAYLIWSPEDDQAAGVALSTLADALRDRFGSLLLLSVEDAPWNPVPEGSQNLHPFDFRVSAAGSPASGKALECLVEALGKIRIDLRKPDVSIGDADGALAGIATDAATYDRVSLVVPQIHRLDERTFYPQVTRDLAVAVGDALLKTACVYMSRQDVGAPSHFRSLGRSAFLSAALDADRKLDKVARSFDFLLSVSPINSREAMERFFADGEAEPPKFRYRPLTIDPAVGKRGLYAVDLSIVEDPLLERLLSEKRQEIDHQLTMLATRNTSAFKAASLLQYGTVSNSLLADAQAILARPKQAKASGEVVGAIDVAAAAHKLVEHYRAIDDRFDAAIEVRDDVGSLLVSGGKLMIAGNTAMLQSRVDALLAHEISVHLLTYFNGASQGLTAFRTGLANYEGVQEGLGVFAEWAVGGLSEPRMRLLAGRVVAVAAMVDGAEFLEVYRDLVDRYRLRRKAAFDITTRVFRSGGFAKDLIYLKGFQDVMGLVARGAALDPFWIGKIAVDHVDEIEELMQRNLVRPPLFQPEFLGRADVQRRIAAVRGQSSLSALLDVE; encoded by the coding sequence ATGACGCAGCCGCGTCTGCAGGTCGTCGGCGAGGGGCTCGATTTCGGCAAACGTGGCGACTTGCGCCAGAACGTCGGGAAGACGGGCCGCATCCACCTCGATCGCTGGCAGCCGTTTCTGGTGCTGCATCGTGCCGTGGACCCCGCGCGGAGCATCGCCCGGCGGGTGGCGGTCAACAGCCCCGCATATCTCATTTGGTCGCCTGAGGACGATCAGGCAGCGGGGGTTGCCTTATCCACCTTGGCCGATGCGCTGCGCGACAGGTTCGGCAGCCTTCTGCTGCTGTCGGTCGAAGACGCACCGTGGAATCCGGTTCCTGAGGGATCCCAAAATCTGCATCCCTTCGATTTCCGCGTCTCTGCCGCCGGCAGCCCGGCCTCCGGCAAGGCGTTGGAATGCCTGGTCGAGGCGCTCGGCAAGATACGTATTGATCTTCGCAAGCCTGACGTCTCGATCGGCGATGCTGACGGAGCGCTTGCCGGGATTGCAACCGATGCCGCCACATACGACCGCGTTTCCCTGGTCGTCCCGCAGATCCACCGGCTGGATGAGCGAACCTTCTATCCGCAGGTCACGCGCGACCTCGCCGTCGCCGTCGGCGACGCGCTTCTCAAGACGGCCTGCGTTTACATGTCCCGCCAGGACGTCGGGGCACCGAGCCATTTCCGTTCCCTGGGACGAAGCGCCTTTCTGTCGGCGGCGCTGGATGCCGACCGGAAGCTCGACAAGGTCGCGCGCAGCTTCGATTTCCTGTTGTCGGTGTCGCCTATCAACAGCCGTGAGGCGATGGAGCGGTTCTTCGCCGATGGCGAGGCCGAACCGCCAAAGTTTCGCTATCGCCCGCTGACCATCGATCCGGCGGTCGGCAAGCGCGGCCTCTACGCGGTGGACCTGTCGATCGTGGAAGATCCGCTGCTCGAACGGCTGTTGTCGGAGAAACGGCAGGAGATTGATCACCAGCTGACGATGCTGGCGACGCGAAATACCAGCGCGTTCAAGGCGGCCTCGCTGCTGCAATATGGGACCGTCAGCAACAGCTTGTTGGCCGACGCCCAAGCCATCCTGGCGCGGCCGAAGCAGGCGAAGGCCAGCGGCGAGGTCGTTGGCGCGATCGATGTCGCGGCAGCGGCGCACAAGCTGGTCGAACATTATCGGGCAATCGACGATCGCTTCGACGCCGCGATCGAGGTTCGTGACGACGTCGGCAGCCTGCTGGTGTCGGGCGGTAAGCTGATGATCGCGGGCAATACGGCCATGCTGCAGTCGCGCGTGGACGCATTGCTGGCGCACGAGATCAGCGTCCATCTGCTGACCTATTTCAACGGGGCCTCACAGGGGCTGACTGCGTTTCGCACCGGTCTCGCCAATTACGAAGGCGTGCAGGAAGGTCTTGGCGTCTTTGCGGAATGGGCCGTCGGCGGCTTGTCCGAGCCGCGGATGCGGTTGCTCGCCGGGCGTGTCGTGGCGGTCGCGGCGATGGTCGACGGCGCGGAGTTCCTCGAGGTCTATCGCGATCTCGTCGACCGCTACCGACTGCGACGAAAGGCGGCCTTCGATATCACAACCCGCGTTTTCCGGTCAGGCGGCTTCGCCAAGGACCTAATCTACCTCAAGGGCTTCCAGGACGTGATGGGCCTGGTGGCGCGCGGTGCCGCGCTCGACCCCTTCTGGATCGGCAAGATCGCCGTCGATCACGTCGACGAGATCGAGGAGTTGATGCAGCGGAACCTCGTCCGCCCACCGCTGTTTCAACCGGAATTCCTTGGGCGCGCCGACGTCCAGCGTCGGATTGCCGCCGTTCGCGGCCAGTCTTCCCTTTCGGCTTTACTCGACGTGGAGTGA
- a CDS encoding glutathione synthetase: MQIGFFVNDLEREYENYATTVLAHMAASRGHRVCYITPSDFALNPDDTLSVHGRFLPERKFKDRKAFFEALRDPKVTKVERMDVTALDVLMLRNDPSIDFQTPWAMEAGILFGREAVKRGVIVLNDPDSLGRAINKLYFQSFPPEARAETLITRHASDIKAFAKDHGNNIILKPLQGSGGSGVFKLDPENASNLNQMIEAISRDGYIIAQAYVPAAKKGDIRLFMMNGRPLEIDGKYAALRRVQAKDDIRSNIHAGGKAEKVEIGKVELAVAEIIRPKLLADGMFLIGIDIVGDKILEVNVFSPGNLHSCSNLAGVDFSVPILESIERKVLIQDEYAGAFDNRHLAIL; the protein is encoded by the coding sequence ATGCAGATCGGTTTTTTCGTCAACGACCTCGAACGCGAATATGAGAATTACGCGACGACGGTGCTTGCACATATGGCCGCGAGCCGAGGGCATCGCGTCTGCTACATCACGCCGTCCGATTTCGCGCTCAATCCGGACGACACGCTCTCGGTGCACGGCCGTTTCCTGCCCGAACGCAAGTTCAAGGACCGCAAGGCGTTCTTCGAGGCGCTGAGGGATCCGAAGGTCACGAAGGTCGAGCGGATGGACGTCACCGCGCTCGACGTACTGATGCTGCGCAACGACCCGTCGATCGATTTCCAGACGCCCTGGGCGATGGAGGCCGGCATCCTGTTCGGCCGCGAGGCGGTGAAGCGCGGGGTCATCGTGCTCAACGATCCGGACAGCCTCGGTCGTGCGATCAACAAGTTGTATTTCCAGAGCTTCCCGCCCGAAGCGCGCGCCGAAACTTTGATCACGCGGCACGCCTCCGACATCAAAGCGTTCGCCAAGGATCACGGCAACAACATCATCCTGAAGCCGCTGCAGGGCTCGGGCGGATCGGGCGTCTTCAAGCTCGATCCCGAGAACGCCTCGAACCTCAATCAGATGATCGAGGCCATCAGCCGCGACGGCTACATCATCGCCCAGGCCTATGTGCCGGCGGCGAAGAAGGGCGACATCCGCCTGTTCATGATGAACGGCCGGCCGCTGGAGATCGACGGCAAATATGCCGCGCTCCGCCGGGTGCAGGCGAAGGACGATATCCGCTCCAACATCCATGCCGGCGGCAAGGCGGAGAAGGTTGAGATCGGCAAGGTCGAGCTGGCCGTCGCCGAGATCATCCGGCCCAAGCTGCTCGCCGACGGCATGTTCCTGATCGGCATCGACATCGTCGGTGACAAGATCCTGGAAGTGAATGTGTTCTCGCCCGGCAACCTGCACAGCTGCTCCAACCTAGCGGGCGTCGATTTCTCGGTGCCGATCCTGGAATCGATCGAGCGCAAGGTGTTGATCCAGGATGAGTATGCCGGTGCTTTCGACAACCGGCATCTGGCAATCCTCTAG
- a CDS encoding ROK family protein has translation MTYAGVELGGTKCIAILADGPGQIVARESVPTTAPRETLNALGEILAGWHCDALGVASFGPIDIDPASPTYGRMRATPKPGWAHADILAPLADAARAPAQLDTDVNGAAFAEMRWGSGRGMQDFAYITVGTGIGVGLIVNGQPTRGFGHSELGHLRVARLAGDDWPGSCPFHGDCVEGLASGTALSARLGKGLADTPRDHTAWETVIWTLAQLCHAIVLTAAPRRIAIGGGVPARQPHLLERIEAKLVESLNGYVELPLARGYVCAPELGDDAGPLGAIALAMQAAA, from the coding sequence ATGACTTACGCGGGGGTCGAGCTGGGCGGCACCAAGTGCATCGCTATCCTGGCCGACGGGCCGGGACAGATCGTGGCTCGCGAAAGCGTTCCAACCACGGCGCCGCGAGAAACATTGAATGCGTTGGGCGAGATTCTAGCGGGCTGGCACTGCGATGCGCTGGGAGTTGCCAGCTTCGGTCCGATCGATATCGACCCCGCCTCGCCCACCTACGGCCGGATGCGGGCGACACCGAAGCCGGGCTGGGCGCACGCCGATATTCTCGCGCCGTTGGCCGATGCCGCCAGGGCGCCCGCGCAGCTCGACACCGACGTCAACGGTGCCGCCTTTGCCGAGATGCGCTGGGGCAGCGGGCGCGGCATGCAGGATTTCGCCTACATCACGGTGGGCACTGGCATCGGCGTCGGCCTGATCGTCAACGGCCAGCCGACGCGCGGCTTCGGTCATTCTGAGCTGGGGCACCTCAGGGTCGCGCGGCTCGCCGGCGACGATTGGCCGGGTTCGTGCCCCTTCCACGGTGATTGCGTCGAGGGCCTCGCGTCGGGAACGGCGCTCAGCGCCCGGCTGGGAAAGGGATTGGCCGACACCCCACGCGATCACACCGCTTGGGAGACGGTCATCTGGACGCTGGCCCAGCTCTGCCACGCGATCGTCCTGACGGCCGCGCCGCGGCGGATCGCCATCGGTGGCGGCGTCCCGGCACGCCAGCCGCATCTGCTGGAAAGGATCGAGGCCAAGCTGGTCGAGAGCCTCAACGGTTACGTCGAACTGCCACTCGCCAGAGGATATGTCTGCGCGCCCGAACTCGGCGACGACGCGGGTCCGCTCGGCGCCATCGCGCTCGCAATGCAGGCTGCCGCCTAG
- a CDS encoding PilZ domain-containing protein translates to MKHEAILSGTEWPPRDPRVDVDFDVRVLCETGEVDAQIVNLSSDGFRLLSANPLEVGWEVTLEAAKQFPVKALICWACGNESGGVFAEPVAL, encoded by the coding sequence ATGAAACATGAAGCGATTCTTTCGGGCACCGAATGGCCGCCGCGCGACCCGCGCGTCGACGTCGATTTCGACGTGCGCGTGCTTTGCGAAACGGGCGAGGTCGATGCCCAGATCGTCAACCTGTCGAGCGACGGCTTCCGGCTGCTGTCGGCCAACCCGCTGGAAGTGGGCTGGGAAGTGACCCTGGAGGCAGCAAAGCAATTCCCGGTCAAGGCGCTCATCTGCTGGGCCTGCGGCAACGAGTCCGGCGGCGTGTTCGCGGAGCCGGTCGCACTTTAA